The Methanosphaera stadtmanae DSM 3091 genome includes a window with the following:
- a CDS encoding DNA methyltransferase gives MESHPKPKELIKHLINMVTDTNYSLNPNYPKSRKIFYPGVKMSTSKPEQNIILDFFSGSATTAEAVMDLNLQNNLNNKFIMIQYREKTDEKSEAYKQGYNTICEIGEERIRRAGDKLLDEHPDSNIDIGFKVLKLDTSNFKEWDPSDSPLEEYLDDSVINVKEDRTDLDFIYEIMIKYGIELTSPIEEIKKSNYTFYSVGYGALIVCLDDKVNEDVTEEIIEIINEIEIVDENKKHKNRVVFKDISFLDDSVKTNIIQVLENNNIEDFITY, from the coding sequence CTGGAAAGCCACCCTAAACCAAAAGAATTAATTAAACATTTAATTAACATGGTTACGGATACTAATTATTCACTAAATCCAAATTATCCAAAATCTAGAAAAATTTTTTATCCTGGAGTAAAAATGTCAACTTCAAAACCAGAACAAAATATAATATTAGATTTCTTTTCAGGTTCTGCAACAACAGCAGAAGCTGTGATGGATTTAAATCTTCAAAATAATTTAAATAATAAATTTATCATGATTCAATATCGTGAAAAAACAGATGAAAAATCTGAAGCCTACAAACAAGGTTATAATACAATTTGTGAAATAGGTGAAGAACGTATACGTCGAGCTGGTGATAAATTGTTAGATGAACATCCAGATAGTAATATAGATATTGGTTTTAAAGTTCTGAAATTAGACACCTCAAATTTTAAAGAATGGGATCCTAGTGATAGTCCTTTAGAAGAATATCTTGATGATAGTGTGATTAATGTAAAAGAAGATAGAACTGATTTAGATTTTATTTATGAAATCATGATAAAATATGGAATTGAATTAACATCACCTATAGAAGAAATTAAAAAATCTAATTATACATTCTATTCTGTTGGTTATGGAGCATTAATAGTTTGTTTAGATGATAAAGTAAATGAAGACGTAACTGAGGAAATAATTGAAATAATAAATGAAATAGAAATAGTCGATGAAAATAAGAAACACAAGAATAGGGTTGTATTTAAAGATATTAGTTTCTTAGATGATTCTGTAAAAACTAACATTATCCAAGTACTAGAAAACAACAACATTGAAGACTTTATTACTTATTAA